The following proteins are encoded in a genomic region of Bernardetia sp. MNP-M8:
- a CDS encoding ATP-dependent DNA helicase RecQ, which yields MPTLPQQILKKYWGYDAFRAMQEEIIDSVMEGKDTLALLPTGGGKSICFQVPAMALEGVCIVVTPLIALMKDQVEQLSRRGISAKAIYSGMSKREIDITLDNCVYNKNVKFLYLSPERLKTDLFQQRVARMNVCLLAIDEAHCISQWGYNFRPAYLEIAAIRERIPNVPCIALTATATLQVRQDIQDKLEFKENSKVFTKSFARENLSYSAFLEENKNQKMLQILNNVKGTGIIYVRNRKKCKEIALWLRSQKISADFYHAGLTHAQRNHVQESWINGKIRVIAATNAFGMGIDKPDVRTVIHTDLPDSLEAYYQEAGRAGRDEKKAYAIALFDKNDLINLEKRTKQAHPEKEIIKKVYQALANYFKIAVGSFPMESFDFDMDEFFRRFSIPYIETYNSIKILEEQGFLQLSESFYTPSKIWIKVDNATLYNFQIANQKSDTVIKAILRAYGGAFQQFISISEQNLAKFLNMSKMDVTAQLNYLAQQNIIDYQPQKDVPQLSFLTARHNANDLPLDLELLETRKKEALQKAYSVINYVSNDMRCRTQILLHYFGEKTDEICGVCDNCIQNKKALNFSNQNQKSEDLKTQILEKIATDSVPIYKLTNHFLNIDGKVLGKTIQEMVAVGTIGYDKVGNLVRK from the coding sequence ATGCCCACTCTACCACAACAAATTCTAAAAAAATATTGGGGTTATGATGCTTTTCGTGCTATGCAGGAAGAAATTATCGATTCTGTTATGGAGGGAAAAGACACGCTTGCACTTTTGCCGACAGGTGGAGGAAAATCGATTTGTTTTCAAGTTCCTGCGATGGCTTTGGAAGGGGTTTGTATTGTTGTTACGCCACTTATTGCGCTGATGAAAGACCAAGTAGAACAGCTTTCTAGACGTGGAATTTCTGCAAAAGCGATTTATTCAGGAATGTCAAAGCGAGAAATTGATATTACACTAGATAATTGTGTCTATAATAAAAATGTAAAATTCCTCTATCTTTCTCCTGAAAGGCTCAAAACAGATTTATTTCAACAGCGAGTAGCAAGAATGAATGTTTGTCTTTTGGCGATTGATGAGGCGCATTGTATTTCTCAATGGGGCTATAATTTTCGTCCTGCTTATTTGGAAATTGCAGCCATTAGAGAGCGAATTCCAAATGTTCCTTGTATTGCCCTTACAGCTACTGCTACTTTACAAGTTCGTCAAGATATTCAAGATAAATTAGAATTTAAAGAAAATAGCAAGGTCTTTACAAAGAGTTTTGCTAGAGAAAACTTATCGTATTCGGCTTTTTTGGAAGAAAACAAGAACCAAAAAATGCTTCAAATCTTGAATAATGTAAAAGGAACAGGAATTATTTATGTCAGAAATAGAAAAAAATGCAAAGAAATTGCTCTTTGGTTGCGTAGCCAAAAAATTTCTGCCGATTTTTATCATGCAGGACTTACACACGCACAACGAAATCACGTACAAGAATCTTGGATAAATGGCAAAATTCGTGTCATTGCAGCTACAAATGCTTTCGGAATGGGAATCGATAAACCAGATGTCAGAACAGTTATTCATACCGATTTGCCAGACTCATTAGAAGCCTATTATCAAGAAGCAGGACGAGCAGGAAGAGATGAAAAAAAAGCGTATGCCATTGCACTTTTTGATAAAAATGACTTAATAAATTTAGAAAAAAGAACAAAACAAGCGCATCCAGAAAAAGAAATTATTAAAAAAGTCTATCAAGCCTTAGCCAATTATTTCAAAATTGCTGTGGGAAGTTTTCCAATGGAAAGTTTTGATTTTGATATGGATGAATTTTTTCGTCGTTTTTCTATTCCCTACATAGAAACCTATAATTCTATCAAAATTTTGGAAGAACAAGGTTTTTTGCAGCTTTCGGAGAGTTTTTATACACCTTCCAAAATTTGGATAAAGGTAGATAATGCCACGCTTTATAACTTTCAAATTGCAAATCAAAAATCAGATACAGTTATTAAAGCAATTTTGAGAGCCTATGGAGGAGCTTTTCAGCAGTTTATTTCTATTTCTGAACAAAATTTAGCTAAGTTTTTGAATATGTCAAAAATGGACGTTACGGCACAACTCAATTATTTAGCCCAGCAAAATATTATTGATTATCAACCTCAAAAAGATGTTCCTCAGCTTTCTTTTCTGACTGCTCGCCACAATGCAAATGATTTGCCTTTAGATTTGGAGCTTTTGGAAACACGAAAAAAGGAAGCTCTGCAAAAAGCCTATTCAGTTATTAATTATGTTAGCAATGACATGCGCTGTCGAACACAAATTTTACTTCATTATTTTGGAGAAAAAACTGATGAAATTTGTGGGGTTTGTGATAATTGTATCCAAAATAAAAAGGCTTTAAATTTTTCAAATCAAAATCAGAAAAGCGAAGATTTAAAGACACAGATTTTAGAAAAAATAGCTACTGATTCAGTTCCTATTTACAAACTAACAAATCATTTTTTGAATATTGATGGAAAAGTGCTAGGAAAGACAATTCAAGAAATGGTAGCTGTTGGAACAATTGGATATGATAAAGTGGGAAATTTGGTTAGGAAATAA
- a CDS encoding endonuclease, which translates to MTKNLHFQFISVLLIFIGFTFSVQAQTPPPSNLSGSALRTWYKQNYHDGKHNTLGYSTARRYMYNNIDNKNNSITCVYSGFVQPWTYGGTGTNPMPINCEHTVPQSFFGKAEPMVSDIHHLFPTYVDWNGTRSNYPFAEINDSQTEKWMYNSSQQTSVPNSNINAYSEYANQTFEPREDQKGNTARAIFYFYTMYPTQAGSMSQVADINVLYQWHLSDPVDAAEIDRNNKIEQYQGDRNPYIDYPQTVAIAWSLSGGGTGGGDTGGDTGGGTPPTGSELFISEYIEGSSNNKGLEIYNPTSSSVSLSSYSIQKQSNGSGSWGSQLSLSGSLAAGQTYVIVYSSASSTLKAKADLVTSSSAVTFNGNDAVALFKNNSLIDGVGVFNSSATFGANVTLVRKPTITTGNTTYTTSEWTSYSQDTFTYTGNHTVSGGSTGGGDTGGGNTSAPTGYCSSKGNSVADEWIQRVVFGSINNTSGSNGGYRDYTNLSTTVSKGSSQTITIYPAWAGTIYNEAYTVFIDWNRDGDFNDSNETVYSRSAGNASSVSGTISVPSTASTGTTRMRVAMKYNANSSSCETFSYGEVEDYHINITGTAKISAGNNNDKKNEETTIQNTVNEFKIFPNPTTQDAKLQVSVIESQDVVVRIFNNQGKEVSFQTVFVNGNEEITLPTNRLKTGLYIVEITGKDFRFTNRVVKN; encoded by the coding sequence ATGACTAAGAATTTACACTTTCAATTTATCTCTGTTTTATTAATTTTTATTGGCTTTACTTTTTCTGTACAAGCACAAACACCACCTCCTTCTAATCTATCTGGTTCTGCTTTAAGAACTTGGTACAAACAAAATTATCATGATGGAAAACACAATACTTTAGGCTATTCTACAGCAAGAAGATATATGTACAACAATATTGATAATAAAAATAACTCAATTACCTGTGTTTATTCAGGTTTTGTACAGCCTTGGACGTATGGAGGAACAGGCACAAACCCAATGCCTATCAACTGTGAACATACAGTGCCTCAAAGTTTCTTTGGAAAAGCCGAACCAATGGTTTCAGATATTCATCATTTGTTTCCTACTTATGTAGATTGGAATGGTACACGCTCAAATTATCCGTTTGCAGAAATAAATGATTCTCAAACTGAAAAATGGATGTATAATTCTTCACAACAAACTTCTGTTCCCAACTCAAATATCAATGCGTATAGCGAATATGCAAATCAAACATTTGAGCCTCGTGAAGACCAAAAAGGAAATACTGCTCGTGCAATTTTCTATTTTTATACCATGTATCCAACACAAGCAGGTTCAATGAGTCAAGTTGCAGATATTAACGTTTTGTATCAATGGCATTTGTCTGACCCAGTTGATGCTGCTGAAATAGACAGAAATAATAAAATCGAACAATATCAAGGCGACCGTAATCCATATATTGATTATCCTCAAACAGTAGCAATTGCTTGGAGTTTATCTGGTGGTGGAACAGGTGGAGGAGACACAGGTGGAGATACTGGAGGTGGAACGCCACCAACAGGGTCAGAACTGTTTATCTCTGAATATATTGAAGGTTCTTCTAACAATAAAGGTTTAGAAATCTATAATCCAACTTCTTCTTCGGTTAGTCTTTCTTCTTATTCTATTCAAAAACAATCAAATGGTTCTGGAAGCTGGGGTTCTCAACTTTCATTAAGTGGTAGTTTGGCAGCAGGTCAGACGTATGTAATCGTTTATTCTTCGGCTTCTTCAACACTTAAAGCAAAAGCTGATTTAGTGACTTCTTCTAGTGCAGTTACTTTTAATGGAAATGATGCTGTTGCACTCTTTAAAAATAATTCTTTGATTGATGGTGTTGGTGTTTTTAATAGTTCGGCTACTTTTGGAGCGAATGTTACTTTGGTTAGAAAGCCTACTATAACAACTGGAAATACAACATATACAACTTCTGAATGGACTTCATATTCACAAGATACATTTACTTACACAGGAAATCATACAGTAAGTGGTGGCTCAACTGGAGGAGGAGATACAGGAGGTGGAAATACTTCTGCTCCTACAGGTTACTGTTCATCAAAAGGAAACAGTGTTGCCGATGAATGGATTCAACGAGTAGTTTTTGGTTCAATCAATAATACTTCGGGTTCGAATGGTGGATACAGAGATTATACAAATCTTAGCACAACAGTAAGCAAAGGAAGTAGTCAAACAATTACTATTTATCCTGCTTGGGCTGGAACGATTTATAATGAGGCGTATACAGTCTTTATTGACTGGAACAGAGATGGCGATTTTAATGATAGCAATGAAACAGTTTATTCTCGTTCGGCTGGAAATGCTTCCTCTGTAAGTGGAACAATTAGTGTTCCTTCAACAGCTTCAACTGGAACTACTCGTATGCGTGTTGCGATGAAATACAATGCAAATTCTTCTTCTTGTGAAACATTTAGTTATGGCGAAGTAGAAGATTATCATATCAATATTACAGGAACGGCAAAAATTTCTGCTGGTAACAATAATGATAAAAAAAATGAAGAAACGACAATTCAAAATACAGTAAATGAATTTAAAATCTTCCCAAACCCAACTACACAAGATGCAAAACTCCAAGTATCTGTTATTGAATCTCAAGATGTAGTAGTTCGTATATTTAATAATCAAGGAAAAGAAGTTTCATTCCAAACTGTTTTTGTAAATGGAAATGAAGAAATTACACTTCCTACCAATCGCTTGAAAACAGGACTTTATATTGTGGAAATTACAGGAAAAGATTTTCGTTTCACAAATAGAGTGGTTAAAAATTAA